tgcactgggtgagcttggaggtctcttccaactggaggCTTTCTGTGGTTGTGTGCTTGTTTTGTTCAGTGGCACAGCATAAACTTAGAGGCTAAAGAAAGTCCTTTGGAAGCTCGAAGCTTGTTGCCTAAGTGTGGTTTgggttgcttttcttttcccctttagCTTTTTGCTTGCTGTCTTTCAACCTCTCAGACCTTTATCCCCTCGGTGAACaagtttgctttcctccagGTTGAGAGGCTACAATCAACAAGGCATTGCTGGGAATTCATATCTCCAGGAAggtttcatagagtcatagaatcatagaattgtcagggctggaagggaccccaaggatcagccagttccaaccccccctgccatgggcagggacacctcacactacagcaggttgctcacagccacatccagcctggctgcaaaaccctccagggatgaggcttccaccacctccctgagcaacctgtgccagtgtctcaccactctcatggggaagaatttcttcctaacatccaatctcaatctccccatttctagttttgctccattccccccagtcctatcactccctgacaccctcaaaagtccctccccagctttcttgcagcccccttcagatcctggaaggccacaagaaggtctcctcagagccttctcttctccagactgaacagccccaactctctctgtctgtctccagagcagagcagctccagccctctgctcatcctcgtggcccttctctggacaccttccagcacctccatatccctcttgtaacagaggctccagaactggacacagagctccaggtgtggtctcagcagagtggagcagagggggagaatcccctccctggccctgctggccacacttctcttgctgcagcccaggctctgcttggctctgggctgcaagtgctcactgctggcttctgttgagcttctcatcccccagcacccccaaggccttttcttcagggctgctctccagccagtccctgtccagcctggatttgtgcttgggattgccctgacccagctgcaggaccttgcccttggtcttgttgaacctcataaggttGGCTTCGGGTCATCTCTgtaacctgtccaggtccctctggatggatcccttccctccagctgtctgctgcaccacacagcttggtgtcatcagcaagctTGGTTAGGGttcactcaatgccactgcccatggcacCAACATTGTTGAACAAGACTCTTTTGCTTTGAGAGCCCCCAGAACATTGGAGTTGATCCCAGAGCTGGCTTGATGAAGCCCTTCATTAGTAGGGAGGGAAAACTGATTGAAACCACAGctctccctcaggctgtgctctgttAAATCTGCTTTTTGTGTTCTCTCCTGTGAATGGACACAAGTGACAGGTTTTCAGTAGCATACCCATAGGAAATCAATGATTTAAAATAACTAATAATTTAAGGCTCTTAATCAGGTTGGAAACTGAACATGCATttgttgtttggctttgttgggtgaggttttttttttttccccttcccattcTGAACAGCCAATCTACATTACAGTCTTTGGTCTTCTCTGGATCCAGGCTGCAATAGCTGGAAGTGCTTGCACTCTCTCCTTGAGAGCCAGAAGCCTGGGGTGTTTGTCTGCCAGGTCAGGTTTGCAGGACAGAAGTGTTGTGCTGCACACATCCCAGTAGAAATCAGCCCACGTTACctgggggaaaggggaggaaggcaaGCAGGAAATTTCAGTTGGTGATTTCATCTAATCCATATccatcaatatctgagggctgggtggcaggaaggaagggacaggggcaggctctgctcacttgtgggtggtgagagactgggacaggttgcccagggaggtggtggaagcctcatcccaggctggatgtggctgtgagcaacctgctgcagtgtgaggtgtccctgcccatggcagggggggttggaagtggctgatccttgaggtcccttccaaccctgacaattctgtgatttttctcagAACCTGACTGTaataggagaaagaaaaattgtaCTCACAGACTTGCCCACCAGCCACTGTTTATCCCCCAAGAAGGTATCCAGATCTTTCAGTAACTCAGGTGCTTTGTTGGTGAGGATCTCATCAAAGGCTCGTTTCTGGAAGGAGACACAAAGGTGGACACCATTGCCCTGAACACTGCAGTGTGCAGAATGGAGGCTTTGGGGCTTCTTACTTGGGAACAAGAAAGCTGAAATCTGCCAAAGGTGCCAGTGAAATCATTTGGTCTGACCCAAACCTCATGGAGTACTTCCAAAGGAGGAATGTGGTAGCATCCAAGTCAGGATCAATCCAGCAAGCAGCACTCAGTTAAGGTAAGTGAGGAAatgcagaggctgcccagagaggttgtggagtctccttctctggagactttccagccctgtctggatgcattcctgtgtgagctgtgctatggcccttctctggcagggggggttggacttgaagatctccagaggtcccttccaacccctaacatcctgtgatctgagGGGTTACCTTTGAATAAATGGAAGGTGGCTTCACCGAGACCTGGTGCTACTCTAGCACTTTCCTAAAGGGCTCAGGTCACCTGCTTGGGTCATTGTAATGCTGGAGTCAACTCATCCACCACCCTATTTCCCCAGCAGCTGATCTGCATGCTTGCACTTGGTGCTTTGGTGAGAGGCACTGGAATgatgccaaaaaaaaatcccaaactcaaATCCTGTAGGCATTGCCCTTGAATGTGTTCTgaagcagccctggcagcaggttAGCCTGGTGGTGTCAGTTATTTGCATTTGCTGGGGactgaagggaggctgcagggggCTGAAGAGGGTGGCTGCAGTGACAGTGAGGGATGTGCTACCTCCCTTCTTGAGCAGTTCCTGTTGCCTTACACTGCTCTGGGAATTGGAAAGCACTTGGCCCTGGCAgctcttgttatttttttattcttggtaccagaggggcaggatggcatccagagggacctggacaagctgcagaggtcagcttgtccaggacaagctcaacaagagcaagtgcagggttctgcacctgggccagaacaatcctcactgtcaatacaggctggggaaggaggggagagaaagcagccctgaggaaaaggccttgggggtgctgctggatgagaagctggccaggagcaggcagtgtgagcttgcagcacagaaggcaaatcccagcctgggctgcatccaaagcagcattgccagcagagccagagaggtgattctgccactttgctctgctctgctgagacctcacctgcagtgctgtgtgcagctctggagccctcaatacaggaaggacatggacctgatggagagggtccagaggagggacacagaaatgctcaggggttggagcagctctgctctgaggacaggctgagggagctgggggtgttcagcctgcagaagagaaggctccagggagacctaagggcagcctgccaggacctgaagggggctccaggaaggttgcagagagactgtttgcaaagggctgcagggacaggatgagggacaatggcttcaaactagagcagagcagattgagattggatgtgaggaacaagttctgcaccatgagagtggtggaacagtggaagaggtttcccagggaggtggttgaggctccttccctggagatattgaaggtgaggctggatgaggccctgggcaacctgatctagttggggatgtccctgctgactgcagggaggtcagactggatgagctttggaggtcccttccagcctgggccTTTCTATGATTTGAGACTGCTCCTTATTAAAACAGAGGAAGGAATGAGGATAGAAAAGCGCAGTACAGAAGATGGGATagggctgctgctcctgttgAGTTAGCAGAAAGAGGAAGGTCTGAGCTCAGTCTACTTGGCGAAGCTACAAGCAGGTGTATGTGCTCTCTGTGTTTAAATTGGTGCTGCTCTTACTCTGACATCCTGGTTTTGCTCTGCCCAAGGGAAGAGTGTCATGAAATCATCGATGGTGTCCACAATGGCATCAGCTAGTGCCTGTTCCACAGGTGTCTGCCCTGCCAGACCTGGAGGAAGCAAGCAGGTGCAGGGAGGTTAGACACAGCATCAGCAGGTGGATTTGCTTTGTGGCAAGCAAGCTGTTCTTTGTGGGCCTTCCagggtctgaagggggctacaagaaagctggggagggacttttgagggtgtcagggagtgataggaattgggggaatggagcaaaactagaaatgggtagattcagattggatgtcaggaagaaattcttccccaggagggtggtgagacactggcacaggttgcccagggaggtggtggaagcctcatccctggaggtttttgcagccaggctggatgtggctgtgagcaacctgctgtggtgtgaggtgtccctgcccatggcaggggggttggagctggctgagccttgaggtcccttccaaccctgatgattctCTTTTTGCTGCCAACAACATGCATTTGACTCCTTACATCCAGGAGCAATATCATCCACCTCCAGCCTCACACAGCCCTTTCCTCCACTACATCATGTCTCTTGCTGAAACCTTATGTTTTGGCAGGTGAGGGCTGTACCTCTCCTTTGGGACATCATGTTCTGTGAGCCTTCAGTAAGGAGCTGTTGCTGATGGGCACCTGAAAATGTCCTTGATTAATTTTAATGGCTTAAATTTAAAGACTGAATGGCAGAACTACCAGGTTTTGACCATGAGGCTGATAAAAGTCCACTTCCATGCATTCTCATTTTCCTGCTGTTAGCTGAGTGTGACTAATTCTCTACTCTggcctgctgagacctcacctggaatattgcatccagttctgggctccccagttcaagagggacagggatctgctggagagagtccaagggagggctgcaaggatgctgaagggactggagcactgcctggtgaggagaggctgagagccctggggctggtgagtgtttagaggagaagactgagagaggatttaatcaatatctatcaatatctgagggttgggggtcaagagggaggggacaggctctgctcagttgcaccctgggataggacaaggggcaagggatgtaaagtacagcacaggaggttccacctcaacctgaAGAAGAACTTACTGTAAGGGTccaagagcactggaacaggctcccagggtggctgtagagtctccttctctggaggctttcaagacccttctggatgtgttcctgtgtgacctgtgctggattctctggtcctgctctggcaggagggttggacttgatgacctccagaggccccttccaacccctaacattctgtgagcctgtgaagaaCAGCATGGCTTGGGTGTGCTCCACAACCCAAGCCTTTGTGACTGTTGGCCAATAGTAAAGGTGTCCTAAGTCAGGACTTTGGAGTGTAGAAGGAACAGCTCCAGATCAGCCTCCTGACAGGAGGTGGGAAGCAGGCAGCATGGGTGGGGGGCAGGCTTTGccctgattttcttttccagctggaCACTTGGCATTCTCTTGTCTTACAAGGAGTAGATTGCAAGGGATGAAGGAAGCTGGCAGGAACAGAGTGCTCAGGCACTCTTGAAAGTCCCTCATGCTGTCCCCTTCAAGTGCAACCCCCTGTTTGTTTCCTCTGTTGGACAGTGTGGGGTGTTTTGAAGGGCAGGTTACATCTCTTTGCTCAGAGCCAGGAGAAAAGTAGGACAGTGCTTGCTGCTCAGCCCCTCTCCTCACTTTGCTGGTGCTCAtcagctgcctccagccagaccagggctgcagagggcttTGAATAGCAGCTTGCTGCCCTAAAGCAGGCTCTCACTACTCTCTTTGATTACTTGCATTACTAAGTCTCATGGCTCTTTATCACACTGGTTGAGTACTTCCATAGCATGGAATTATTTAATGATGGAAGTGATGTCACCATCTTATCTAATCTCTCTGCTAGCTCAGAACTGTTGCCTAAGTaggctctgcagtgctctgtctgCTGACTGTGATAATCTCTAATGCTTCCAGAACCTGCACCTCTCCCTGGTTAGCTCAGAGTTTACCTGCAGGGGAAAACTCCTCTGAGAGCCTGAGGGAAGCCACAGGTATGTGCTTTCTGTCATGGAGtgacacaggctcacagggtgttaggggctggaagggacctctggagatcatagagtccacccccctgccagagcaggaccagagaatccagcacaggtcacacaggaacacatccagacagggctggaaagtctccagagaaggagactccacaacctctctgggcagcctgctccagtgctctgggaccctcacagtgaagaagttcctcctcatggtgaggtggaacctcctgtgctgcagtttctatccattgccccttgtcctatcacagggtgcaactgagcggagcctgtcccctccctcttgacccccagccctcagatattgatagacattgattaaatcctcTCTtagttttctcctctccacattaaccagccccagggctctcagcctctcctcaccaggcagtgctccagtccctccagcatcttcatagccctcccttggactctctccagcagatccctgtccctcctgaactggggagcccagaactggaggcaatattccaggtgaggtctcagcagggcagagtagagggggaggagaacctccctggatctgctggacacactcctctgaatgcaccccaggaccccattggccttcttggccaccagggcacattgctgtcccatgcagaacttgttgtcccccagcactcccagctccttctccccagggctgctctctagcagatcacttccaacctgtACACAGTTTGTTGGCTGCCCAAAGCCAGGTACTGTGTACAGAGGGGTAACTAAATCAGATGTAAGAGGAGATAGTTTCTGAAGTTTACTTTAGGTGTACACATGGTGCAAACACAGAGCTCAGGTATCTGATTTCAGCTCTGGACACCACAGcatagcacagaatcacagaaacattcaggttggaacagaccctcaggatcaccaagtccaacccagaaccctactctacaagggtcacccctaaaccatagccccaagcaccacatccaaaccaccttcaaacacagccaggcttggggactccaccacctccctgggcagcacattccaatgcctgaccactcttgatgggagaaaattcttcctcatgtccagtctaaacctacccagtcacagctggaggccattccctcttgttctatcactaattacctgtgagaagagaccagcaccaacctctccacaagctcctttcagacagttgtagacagcaatgaggtctctcctcagcctcctcttttccacactaaccattcccagctccttcagtctc
The DNA window shown above is from Indicator indicator isolate 239-I01 chromosome 8, UM_Iind_1.1, whole genome shotgun sequence and carries:
- the HPGDS gene encoding hematopoietic prostaglandin D synthase, with the translated sequence MPQYKLTYFNLRGRAEISRYLFEYSGKKYEDHRIEMADWPKIKPTIPFGKVPILEVDGVIIHQSLAIARYLARESGLAGQTPVEQALADAIVDTIDDFMTLFPWAEQNQDVRKRAFDEILTNKAPELLKDLDTFLGDKQWLVGKSVTWADFYWDVCSTTLLSCKPDLADKHPRLLALKERVQALPAIAAWIQRRPKTVM